From the genome of Planctomycetota bacterium, one region includes:
- a CDS encoding GAF domain-containing protein — MERKSKEVKDLEAVLEISNAMMLEKDLDRLLRLIAHKATEVMEAERSSIFIADEDTQELWGRVTEGVDITEIRFPWAKGIAGHVFQTREVVNIKDAYNDPRFNPEIDKKTGYRTRSILCAPLINHKNEVTGALQVLNKKKGVFNEYDESLIMAFSAQVAVALENAQLYLEQEYTFSQFLKTITATLDARDPTTAGHSERVARYALNMARALGFNDEELKTLEYAALLHDVGKIAVRDDVLLKPGRLTPEEYEKMKSHALKTREILENMFTGRNLREIPHIASSHHEKLDGSGYPFGLKNGDMSISAKILAIADIFDALAAEDRPYKKAMPVEEAIAILEKDKGSKFDAELLDLFKNQRLYLIERRKAQRHVLKLPVEFRPYLLVKDKKIAKTNADVIKATTVNISTLGLLMHSPHHLAVGIIISLTIDVPGNKLDLSGRVLRVERLFHPGEYNIAIEFADMPPETLKKLELAVEKGRQ, encoded by the coding sequence ATGGAACGCAAAAGCAAAGAAGTAAAAGACCTGGAAGCGGTTTTGGAAATCTCCAACGCCATGATGTTGGAAAAGGATTTAGACCGCCTGCTTCGCCTGATTGCCCACAAGGCAACCGAGGTTATGGAGGCCGAGCGTTCCAGCATATTTATTGCGGATGAAGATACACAGGAATTATGGGGCCGCGTTACCGAAGGCGTGGACATCACGGAAATAAGATTTCCCTGGGCAAAAGGCATCGCCGGCCATGTTTTCCAGACCCGCGAAGTCGTTAACATCAAGGATGCCTACAACGACCCGCGCTTCAATCCGGAAATAGATAAGAAAACCGGTTACCGGACCCGGTCTATTCTTTGCGCGCCCTTGATTAACCACAAGAACGAGGTTACCGGTGCGCTTCAGGTCTTGAACAAGAAAAAGGGCGTGTTTAACGAATATGATGAATCGCTTATCATGGCTTTTTCCGCCCAGGTTGCCGTGGCTTTGGAAAACGCGCAGCTGTATCTCGAGCAGGAATATACCTTTAGCCAGTTCTTGAAAACCATTACCGCCACTCTTGATGCACGCGACCCGACCACCGCCGGCCATTCCGAGCGCGTTGCCCGCTATGCCCTTAATATGGCAAGGGCGCTTGGGTTTAATGATGAAGAATTAAAAACACTCGAATATGCCGCGCTTTTGCATGATGTGGGAAAAATTGCCGTCAGGGACGATGTGCTCCTTAAGCCCGGCCGCCTTACTCCGGAAGAATACGAGAAAATGAAAAGCCATGCGCTTAAGACCAGGGAGATATTGGAAAACATGTTCACCGGCCGGAATCTCCGCGAGATTCCCCATATTGCTTCTTCCCACCACGAAAAATTGGATGGCTCGGGATACCCATTTGGCCTTAAAAACGGTGATATGAGCATCTCGGCGAAAATCCTGGCAATTGCCGATATTTTTGACGCGCTGGCAGCCGAAGACCGCCCGTATAAAAAGGCAATGCCGGTTGAGGAAGCAATTGCAATCCTGGAAAAAGATAAGGGCAGCAAGTTCGATGCCGAATTGCTTGATTTATTCAAGAACCAGAGACTGTATTTAATCGAACGCCGTAAAGCCCAGCGCCATGTCCTGAAACTGCCCGTTGAGTTCAGGCCTTATCTTCTGGTCAAAGATAAAAAGATTGCCAAAACAAACGCTGATGTTATCAAAGCCACTACCGTAAATATCAGCACACTGGGGCTTCTCATGCATTCCCCGCATCATCTGGCCGTGGGCATAATAATTTCGCTGACAATTGATGTTCCCGGTAATAAATTGGATTTATCCGGCCGGGTGTTGAGGGTAGAAAGGCTTTTTCATCCTGGTGAATACAATATCGCCATAGAATTCGCCGACATGCCTCCAGAGACGCTTAAAAAATTGGAGCTCGCCGTAGAAAAAGGCCGGCAATAG
- the der gene encoding ribosome biogenesis GTPase Der, with amino-acid sequence MKSPRIVIIGRPNVGKSTLLNSLVKKRVSIVDGIPGTTLDSVTSSFVHEGYRLELTDTGGILDTKMLEGKSRKFGVFDKEMRLQILHAIKQADVLLFLMDIRDGITPLDKEIAKLVRPYHDHLILAINKADTASLENDAGEFYGLGLGEPILFSALQKRGLDTMRERIIEIIKSKGFVPDDGAKENEPLKVAIVGKRNVGKSTLVNNLAQMERMIVSEIPGTTRDSVDVRFEIDGEVFIAIDTAGLRRKAKPKDSVEVFSRMRTEFAMERADVILFLIDARERVSDVDKKIAETLVEGRKPCIIIINKWDLVPEGTTPDDYIDYLSRNLPSLKFAPISFISAKSGFNVKETIKTAQELIRQSKRKISTSLLNRYLDKIKNAYHPKAKAGKFPRMYYATQTGNLPLTITIFVNSRRLFDNEYLKFVTNHLRKDLKLENIPVQLVLRQRERDKKGARPSGHSEQRYRDCSSPKAFRGQGRRKHNDEQDA; translated from the coding sequence ATGAAGAGCCCGAGAATTGTCATCATCGGCCGGCCGAATGTCGGCAAATCTACGCTATTGAATTCACTGGTGAAAAAGAGGGTGTCGATTGTGGACGGTATTCCCGGCACGACCCTGGATTCGGTCACGAGTTCCTTCGTCCACGAAGGCTATCGCCTGGAGCTGACCGATACCGGAGGCATTCTCGATACAAAAATGCTGGAGGGCAAAAGCCGTAAATTCGGTGTCTTTGATAAGGAAATGCGCCTTCAGATACTCCATGCAATCAAGCAGGCGGATGTGCTTCTCTTTCTCATGGATATCCGCGACGGGATAACGCCGCTGGACAAGGAAATAGCCAAGCTGGTGCGCCCTTACCATGACCACCTGATACTGGCAATCAACAAGGCAGATACGGCCTCCTTGGAAAACGATGCCGGTGAGTTTTACGGCCTCGGTCTTGGCGAACCCATCCTCTTTTCCGCCCTGCAGAAACGGGGCTTGGATACCATGCGCGAAAGGATAATCGAGATAATCAAATCCAAGGGCTTTGTCCCGGATGATGGAGCAAAAGAAAATGAGCCCTTAAAAGTTGCCATCGTCGGGAAACGCAATGTAGGCAAATCGACTCTGGTCAATAACCTCGCCCAAATGGAGCGGATGATTGTAAGTGAGATTCCCGGCACCACGCGCGATTCCGTGGACGTCCGCTTTGAGATTGACGGCGAAGTCTTTATCGCCATAGATACGGCCGGACTGCGCCGCAAAGCCAAACCCAAAGATTCCGTGGAGGTCTTCAGCCGGATGCGCACGGAATTTGCCATGGAGCGCGCCGATGTCATCCTTTTCCTGATTGACGCCCGGGAAAGGGTTTCCGATGTGGATAAAAAGATTGCCGAGACGCTCGTTGAAGGCCGTAAGCCCTGCATTATCATCATCAACAAATGGGACCTTGTCCCTGAAGGCACCACGCCCGATGATTATATTGATTATCTTTCACGTAACTTACCCAGCCTGAAGTTCGCGCCCATCTCGTTTATTTCCGCCAAGAGTGGGTTTAACGTCAAGGAGACCATAAAGACCGCGCAGGAATTAATCCGGCAGTCCAAGCGCAAGATTTCCACCTCGCTTCTTAATAGATACCTGGATAAGATAAAGAACGCGTATCACCCAAAGGCAAAGGCCGGCAAGTTTCCCAGGATGTATTATGCCACGCAAACGGGGAACCTCCCGTTAACCATTACCATATTTGTCAATAGCCGCAGGCTGTTTGACAACGAATATCTAAAATTCGTTACCAATCACTTAAGGAAAGATTTAAAATTAGAAAATATTCCAGTCCAGCTTGTCTTAAGGCAAAGGGAACGGGATAAGAAAGGCGCCCGGCCTTCCGGGCATTCCGAACAAAGGTATCGGGATTGCAGTTCTCCTAAAGCTTTTAGGGGACAAGGAAGAAGAAAACACAATGATGAACAAGACGCCTAA
- the menA gene encoding 1,4-dihydroxy-2-naphthoate octaprenyltransferase, giving the protein MKKIKLWLKAVRAPFFTATIVPVILGSIIAWYAAHTFNWFYFWLTMLGIVLCHSGTNLANDYFDHTSRNDWVNKTPTPFSGGSRMIQDNLIPAKQILAASLLSFALAAAIGLYLNYVTGGKIILAIGVIGIALGFFYTASPLRLGYRGFGFGEFATGMGFGPLVVVGAYFVQTQKLDWLPLWASIPVGILIALVLYINEFPDYDADKEVNKRTLPVVLGKRKAAVLYYILIALTYLWIIGGVVLKTFPILSLLTLLTLPVAIKAIRTLSRNYEKVYELMPANAATIVLHLTFGIILSLGFFLHKLLIN; this is encoded by the coding sequence ATGAAAAAAATCAAACTGTGGCTTAAGGCAGTCCGCGCTCCATTCTTCACCGCGACCATCGTCCCGGTAATACTCGGAAGCATCATCGCCTGGTACGCCGCGCACACCTTCAACTGGTTCTATTTCTGGCTGACCATGCTGGGAATAGTTCTATGCCATAGCGGCACGAATCTGGCAAACGATTACTTCGACCATACCAGCCGAAATGATTGGGTGAACAAGACCCCCACCCCGTTTTCCGGCGGCAGCCGGATGATACAGGATAATCTCATCCCGGCAAAACAGATTCTAGCCGCCTCTCTCCTTTCATTTGCATTAGCGGCTGCCATCGGGTTGTATCTTAATTATGTTACAGGCGGAAAAATAATTCTCGCCATAGGCGTCATCGGGATAGCGCTGGGGTTTTTCTATACGGCATCGCCCTTAAGGCTGGGCTACCGCGGATTCGGCTTCGGTGAGTTCGCCACAGGCATGGGATTCGGTCCGCTTGTTGTGGTCGGCGCTTATTTTGTCCAGACCCAAAAGCTGGATTGGCTCCCTTTATGGGCGTCTATCCCGGTCGGGATACTGATTGCTTTAGTCCTTTACATCAATGAATTCCCGGATTATGATGCCGATAAAGAGGTGAATAAAAGAACGCTTCCGGTCGTGTTGGGCAAGCGAAAAGCGGCCGTGCTTTATTACATATTAATAGCGCTCACATATTTATGGATAATCGGCGGCGTGGTGTTGAAAACATTCCCGATACTCTCGCTTTTGACCCTGCTCACTTTGCCGGTCGCGATTAAGGCGATAAGGACGCTTTCCAGGAATTATGAAAAAGTGTATGAGCTCATGCCGGCAAATGCGGCGACGATTGTCCTTCATTTAACTTTTGGAATTATCTTGAGTCTTGGTTTTTTTTTGCATAAACTACTCATTAACTAA
- a CDS encoding DEAD/DEAH box helicase: MMNKTPNTANTCPAVSPGGFFGLGIAPMILEVLQRIKFTAPTPIQAKVIPLAISGSDVVGIAQTGTGKTHAFAIPMVQSLAQKPGMGLVLAPTRELALQIDEVFCQLAQPFGIKTACLIGGASMFPQVQALRRNPRVIVATPGRLFDHMERRNVNLGNVIMFVLDEADRMLDMGFAPQVERIAAQVPKKKQTMLFSATMDKEIMRVASRYMKLPISVEIAPPGTTVESVTQEVYIVKREFKLRLLSKILGKYPGSVLLFSRMKHHCNRIAREINNMGFTAAAMHSDRSLAQRREALEGFKSGKYKVLVATDIAARGIDVMGIELVVNFDLPDDKGNYVHRIGRTARAGHKGHAISFALPNQIPDVHEIERIIRKSLPISHPPDAASERFNPRKRFHEKNYYKREPII; encoded by the coding sequence ATGATGAACAAGACGCCTAATACGGCGAACACCTGTCCGGCAGTTTCACCGGGAGGCTTTTTCGGGCTGGGCATCGCGCCCATGATACTTGAGGTTTTGCAGCGCATAAAGTTTACCGCGCCGACGCCGATACAGGCGAAGGTGATTCCGCTGGCGATAAGCGGCTCGGATGTCGTCGGCATCGCGCAGACCGGCACAGGAAAAACCCATGCCTTCGCCATTCCCATGGTGCAGTCGCTCGCCCAGAAACCGGGGATGGGGCTGGTTCTGGCGCCGACCCGCGAACTGGCGCTCCAGATAGACGAGGTCTTTTGCCAGCTCGCCCAGCCATTCGGAATAAAGACCGCCTGCCTTATCGGGGGCGCTTCGATGTTTCCGCAGGTGCAGGCCTTGCGCCGTAACCCGCGCGTCATCGTCGCCACTCCTGGAAGGCTCTTCGACCATATGGAACGGCGGAACGTCAACCTGGGGAATGTTATAATGTTCGTGCTGGACGAGGCAGACCGGATGCTTGATATGGGCTTCGCCCCGCAGGTGGAAAGAATCGCCGCGCAGGTGCCCAAGAAAAAGCAGACCATGCTCTTTTCCGCCACTATGGATAAAGAGATTATGCGGGTTGCCTCTCGCTATATGAAACTGCCTATCTCCGTGGAAATCGCGCCGCCGGGCACGACCGTGGAAAGCGTCACCCAGGAAGTCTATATCGTCAAGCGGGAATTTAAGCTCCGGCTCCTGAGTAAAATACTCGGCAAGTATCCCGGCTCGGTTCTCTTGTTCTCCCGCATGAAGCACCATTGCAACCGGATTGCGCGGGAAATAAATAATATGGGATTCACCGCCGCGGCCATGCATTCCGACCGCTCGCTGGCGCAGCGCCGGGAAGCCTTGGAAGGATTTAAGTCAGGCAAATACAAGGTCCTCGTGGCGACGGATATCGCCGCGCGGGGAATTGACGTCATGGGAATAGAGCTCGTGGTGAATTTCGACCTGCCGGATGACAAAGGCAATTACGTCCACCGCATCGGCCGGACGGCGCGCGCCGGTCACAAAGGGCACGCCATTTCCTTTGCGCTGCCTAACCAGATTCCGGATGTCCACGAGATAGAAAGAATCATCAGGAAATCACTGCCGATTTCCCATCCGCCTGATGCGGCAAGCGAGCGCTTTAATCCGCGAAAGCGCTTCCACGAGAAAAACTATTATAAGAGAGAACCGATAATATGA
- a CDS encoding AAA family ATPase: MYLGYWGFKEKPFENTPDPRFFYATPKHEEALMRMFYSVTERKPAAMLSGEYGSGKTLLTRVITSKLLNDNSNYNVAIIINPDITSDELLEEIIYQLGKTPMVNNKKNELLRELNSLLYATSRRGKHTVVIIDEAQAIKDEKTLEELRLLLNFQLNDRFLLTLLLFGQPELRDKVSHLKQFEQRIALRYHLSNLSSEETNGYITYRCRVAGAQHDIFTPEACHLVNFRTGGIPRMINTVCDTALLVGMNKGANEIDSGIVEGVLKDLQLLTEASA; encoded by the coding sequence ATGTACCTGGGATATTGGGGATTTAAAGAAAAGCCGTTTGAAAATACGCCTGACCCGCGCTTTTTCTATGCCACTCCCAAGCACGAGGAAGCGCTGATGAGGATGTTTTATTCCGTTACGGAACGCAAACCCGCCGCCATGCTCTCCGGTGAATACGGCAGCGGCAAGACCCTGCTTACCCGCGTCATAACCTCCAAACTCCTGAACGACAACAGCAATTATAACGTCGCCATAATAATAAATCCCGATATAACCTCGGATGAACTGCTGGAGGAAATAATCTACCAGCTGGGCAAAACCCCGATGGTCAATAACAAGAAGAACGAACTTCTGCGGGAGCTGAATTCCCTGCTTTATGCCACCAGCCGCAGGGGAAAACACACGGTCGTCATCATAGACGAAGCACAGGCAATCAAGGATGAAAAAACCCTCGAAGAATTGAGGCTACTCCTTAATTTCCAGCTGAATGACCGGTTTCTGCTGACCCTGCTTTTATTCGGCCAGCCGGAATTGCGCGACAAGGTCTCCCATCTTAAGCAGTTTGAACAAAGAATCGCCTTGCGTTACCACCTGAGCAATCTCTCGTCAGAGGAAACGAACGGGTATATAACATACCGCTGCCGTGTTGCCGGCGCCCAGCATGATATATTCACTCCTGAAGCATGCCATCTAGTTAACTTCCGCACCGGCGGAATCCCCAGAATGATCAACACCGTCTGCGATACGGCCCTCTTGGTCGGAATGAATAAAGGCGCAAACGAAATAGACTCCGGTATCGTGGAAGGCGTCTTGAAAGATTTGCAGTTATTGACAGAAGCTTCGGCTTAA
- a CDS encoding PIG-L family deacetylase, translated as MNYHNISDKFLAGQTLLVVSPHADDEAFGCAGTIAKIKALGGKVYIMIMSIGDLKHYNGKRDIVSRDTRRSEFIKTAAFLKVDGYDIVFDDTEKHMRLDAMPRRDLIAKIERESKVSIDRIKPTMVALPAISYNQDHYAVFHAGFTACRPHLPEMKYFPGIVLAYDNPTLFWNVEREKFHPNFYVDISKHLDKKLKALSFHKSQLKPCLHHCSLDTLETLVKLRGREISVEAAEAFMCYRFVL; from the coding sequence ATGAATTATCATAACATCAGCGACAAGTTTTTAGCGGGGCAGACATTGCTGGTGGTTTCGCCGCATGCGGATGACGAGGCATTCGGCTGCGCCGGCACCATTGCCAAGATTAAGGCTTTAGGGGGCAAGGTATACATCATGATAATGTCCATCGGCGATTTGAAACATTATAACGGCAAGCGCGATATTGTTTCCAGGGATACCCGCCGGTCCGAGTTCATTAAAACCGCCGCTTTTTTGAAAGTGGATGGCTATGATATAGTTTTCGACGATACGGAAAAACACATGCGTCTGGACGCGATGCCGCGGCGCGATTTGATTGCCAAGATCGAGCGGGAAAGCAAGGTCTCCATAGACCGAATAAAACCGACCATGGTCGCCCTGCCGGCGATATCCTATAACCAGGATCACTATGCGGTTTTCCATGCCGGCTTTACCGCCTGCCGTCCGCACCTGCCGGAGATGAAGTATTTCCCGGGCATCGTCTTGGCTTATGACAATCCCACGCTTTTCTGGAACGTTGAAAGGGAAAAATTCCATCCCAATTTCTACGTTGATATTTCAAAGCACCTTGATAAGAAATTAAAGGCGTTATCATTCCATAAATCGCAGCTTAAGCCATGCCTGCACCATTGCAGCTTGGATACGCTGGAAACACTGGTCAAATTACGCGGCAGGGAGATATCCGTTGAGGCGGCTGAGGCGTTTATGTGTTACCGTTTTGTGTTATAA
- the ychF gene encoding redox-regulated ATPase YchF: MKIGLIGLPQVGKKTLFELITRAHPSEHDLLAGKAVAGIAEIGDPRFDWLANLYQPKKLVRARINVELLPNLEKGFASKSESIRVLSTVDALCHVVRAFKDDSVYHVEGSVDPKRDIAEVNSELILCDLMFAEKRIERIDKETKRTKEEQLIKEKEFLLKIKAWLEEGKPLRLYSFTPEERKIIINYQLITLKELIIVLNVSEEALGAKGEEETLEKEFSNLKIHFIKVSAKVESEIAKLETEAERKEFLGSLGINEPAVDRLKRVCLKALNLISFFTVGKDEVRQWTIKANTLAPAAAGAIHTDLEKGFIRAEVMKYADLNALGSEEKVSAAGKAYLKGKDYLVEDGDILNIRFNV; encoded by the coding sequence ATGAAAATAGGATTGATAGGTCTGCCGCAGGTGGGCAAAAAGACGCTTTTCGAGCTGATTACCCGCGCGCATCCTTCTGAACACGATTTGCTGGCAGGGAAAGCCGTTGCCGGCATCGCAGAAATAGGCGACCCGCGCTTTGACTGGCTGGCAAACCTTTACCAGCCCAAGAAACTCGTCCGCGCCAGAATCAATGTGGAACTCCTGCCGAACCTGGAAAAAGGATTTGCCAGTAAGAGCGAATCCATCCGCGTCTTAAGCACGGTGGACGCCTTATGCCACGTGGTCAGGGCTTTTAAGGACGATTCGGTTTACCACGTCGAAGGCTCGGTTGACCCCAAGCGCGATATTGCCGAGGTGAATTCGGAACTGATTCTCTGCGACCTGATGTTCGCGGAAAAGCGCATTGAGAGGATTGATAAGGAAACCAAGCGCACTAAGGAAGAACAGCTCATAAAGGAAAAGGAGTTCTTGCTTAAGATAAAGGCGTGGCTGGAAGAGGGCAAGCCCTTAAGGCTTTATTCATTCACTCCGGAAGAGCGCAAAATTATCATTAATTACCAGTTGATTACACTGAAGGAACTGATTATCGTCCTCAATGTCTCGGAAGAGGCGTTGGGAGCCAAAGGTGAGGAAGAGACGCTAGAAAAAGAGTTCAGCAATCTAAAAATACATTTTATCAAGGTCTCTGCCAAGGTGGAATCGGAGATAGCAAAGCTGGAGACCGAAGCCGAGCGCAAGGAGTTTTTGGGTTCTCTGGGCATTAACGAGCCGGCAGTCGACCGTTTGAAAAGAGTGTGCCTCAAGGCGTTAAATCTAATTTCCTTCTTTACGGTCGGCAAAGACGAAGTAAGGCAGTGGACGATAAAAGCGAATACACTGGCTCCGGCAGCGGCCGGGGCAATCCATACGGATTTGGAAAAGGGATTTATCCGCGCCGAGGTGATGAAGTACGCGGATTTGAACGCGTTGGGGAGCGAGGAAAAAGTCAGCGCCGCCGGCAAGGCGTATTTGAAGGGCAAGGACTATCTCGTTGAAGACGGCGATATCCTGAATATTCGATTCAATGTTTAA
- a CDS encoding PAS domain-containing protein: protein MPDWLSDFSGAVTVCDKAGKILYMNAKSAQTWSRYGGAKLIGKSVLECHPEPARKKLAKMLKDKKFNAYTIEKKGVKKLIYQSPWFQKGKYMGFVELSLVIPSKMKHFIRS from the coding sequence ATGCCCGATTGGCTCAGCGACTTTTCCGGTGCTGTTACGGTCTGCGATAAGGCCGGTAAGATTCTCTATATGAACGCGAAATCCGCCCAGACATGGTCGCGTTATGGGGGCGCCAAACTCATCGGGAAGAGCGTTTTAGAATGCCATCCCGAACCGGCAAGAAAGAAACTCGCTAAAATGCTTAAGGATAAAAAGTTTAACGCTTATACCATAGAGAAAAAGGGCGTAAAAAAACTTATTTACCAGTCGCCTTGGTTCCAAAAGGGCAAGTATATGGGCTTTGTCGAGTTATCGTTAGTGATACCATCCAAGATGAAGCACTTCATCCGTTCCTAA
- a CDS encoding DUF4838 domain-containing protein: protein MKIIKLVFLSLLLFAGCNGQSVGRGAGDITFVRNNKTDYVIVTAVNASDSERHAAVELAKFLKEISGADFPVITDEQPLGEHEIILGANEHLKKLGIQIDFGKLGHEGFAIKTFGNYLVIAGGRLRGTMYGVYTLLEDYLGCRWFSSKVSRIPKQPNLKLAPMDISMVPALEYREPFYTDAFDGDWAARNRMNSSRAGLDNQRGGKITYYPFVHSFYAILPPQEYFEKHPEYYSELNGKRFFESGQLCLTNPDVLKLTIEKVEEWLKANPGVNIVSVSQNDSGGWCQCANCLAIDENEGSPAGTIVSFVNKVAEAIENEYPDVAIDTLAYQYSRTPPKNIKPRHNVIVRLCSIECCFTHPLDSCPENAAFVNDLKAWAKICNRLYIWDYVTNFTHYVMPFPNFASLAPNTRLFTSNNVKGIFEEGNYSEGGGGEFAELRAYVLAKLLWNPEYDAQKAINEFMDVYYGKSAPAIRKYFDLIHDKVKKDNIHLGIFSPPSSGHLTEDVINSAVECFDEAEELVDNEEIAKRVRLARLPLIYAQLVLAPHGKRDPKLIERFVQITKESGVTNVSEWGDKNIEQFRQALEIPRPFIGVQLKPYNEKGVVGVKIELVYKDYPAEKAGLKADDVIVSFNNQPVKSVEELVEVIRGCKAGDEIPVKVLRYGKEIELKVTIGVAPLY from the coding sequence ATGAAGATAATAAAATTAGTCTTTCTTTCCCTTTTGCTTTTTGCCGGTTGCAACGGACAATCCGTTGGCAGGGGAGCCGGTGATATCACGTTCGTCCGTAATAATAAGACGGATTACGTGATAGTAACAGCTGTTAACGCATCTGATTCGGAAAGGCATGCGGCGGTGGAACTGGCCAAGTTTCTTAAGGAAATCTCCGGCGCCGATTTTCCTGTCATTACCGATGAGCAACCACTGGGAGAACATGAAATTATTTTAGGGGCAAATGAACACCTGAAAAAGCTGGGTATCCAGATAGATTTTGGCAAGCTGGGACATGAGGGCTTTGCCATTAAGACATTCGGCAATTACCTAGTGATTGCCGGCGGCAGATTGCGCGGAACCATGTACGGGGTTTATACATTACTGGAAGATTATCTCGGTTGCCGCTGGTTTTCCTCCAAAGTCAGCCGCATACCTAAGCAGCCGAATTTAAAATTAGCGCCGATGGATATTTCCATGGTGCCGGCGCTTGAATACCGCGAGCCTTTTTACACGGATGCCTTTGACGGCGATTGGGCGGCGCGCAATCGGATGAACAGCTCCCGCGCCGGGTTAGATAACCAGCGGGGCGGGAAGATAACTTATTATCCATTCGTCCATAGCTTTTACGCCATACTGCCGCCGCAAGAATATTTCGAAAAGCATCCAGAATATTATTCAGAGTTGAACGGAAAGCGCTTCTTTGAAAGCGGTCAGTTGTGCCTGACCAATCCGGATGTACTGAAACTGACCATAGAAAAGGTCGAGGAATGGTTGAAGGCGAATCCGGGCGTGAATATCGTTTCCGTTTCCCAGAACGATTCCGGCGGTTGGTGCCAGTGTGCCAACTGCCTTGCCATAGATGAAAACGAAGGCTCACCGGCCGGAACGATTGTTAGTTTCGTCAATAAAGTTGCTGAAGCGATAGAAAATGAATACCCGGATGTGGCAATAGATACCCTGGCGTATCAATACAGCCGTACGCCTCCCAAGAATATAAAGCCGCGCCATAATGTCATCGTGCGTCTGTGTTCCATCGAGTGCTGTTTTACTCACCCGCTTGATTCCTGCCCGGAAAATGCCGCGTTTGTCAATGACCTTAAAGCCTGGGCTAAAATATGCAACCGGCTTTATATCTGGGATTACGTCACCAATTTCACCCATTACGTTATGCCATTCCCAAATTTCGCGTCACTCGCTCCAAATACCAGGCTGTTTACCTCCAATAATGTCAAAGGTATATTTGAAGAAGGCAATTATTCCGAAGGAGGGGGAGGTGAGTTTGCCGAACTGCGCGCCTATGTGCTGGCGAAATTATTGTGGAATCCGGAATATGATGCCCAAAAGGCGATAAATGAATTCATGGATGTTTATTACGGTAAGTCCGCTCCTGCTATCCGCAAGTATTTCGACCTGATACACGACAAGGTGAAAAAGGATAATATCCATCTGGGTATATTTTCCCCGCCATCTTCCGGACATCTTACGGAGGATGTCATAAACTCCGCGGTGGAATGTTTTGACGAGGCGGAAGAGTTGGTGGATAATGAGGAGATTGCCAAGAGGGTAAGGCTGGCACGGCTTCCCTTGATATACGCCCAGCTTGTGCTGGCTCCACATGGCAAGCGCGACCCGAAACTAATAGAACGCTTTGTCCAAATCACGAAAGAATCAGGCGTGACTAATGTTAGCGAATGGGGAGATAAAAACATAGAACAATTCAGGCAGGCGTTGGAAATACCGAGGCCTTTTATCGGCGTCCAGCTTAAGCCGTATAACGAAAAAGGCGTGGTAGGCGTCAAGATTGAGCTCGTTTATAAGGATTATCCGGCGGAAAAAGCCGGGTTAAAGGCGGATGATGTTATTGTATCGTTTAATAACCAGCCGGTAAAGAGCGTGGAGGAACTGGTAGAGGTAATCAGGGGCTGCAAAGCAGGGGATGAGATTCCCGTTAAAGTCTTGAGGTACGGCAAAGAGATTGAATTGAAGGTGACCATCGGCGTTGCACCGTTGTATTAA